Below is a genomic region from Actinoallomurus bryophytorum.
GCAGCACCTCGGATTCCGCGCAGACCTCCCAAACGCTCTACCGCTGCGGCTAGGACCTGTCTCGAAGGCCCCGGTCTGAGCCCCGCCCCGTCCTGGAGCCCACCCGCCCGGGGGTTGCCATCCCACTTTTATTGTCCAGCGGGAACAGCGGCTGGTGGAAGTAGAGCGGGGTTCTGTGGATAACGCCGTGTGGTGCCGCTCAGGCGGCGCCACACGGCAACAGCATGACTTTGAGACAGAGCCTAAGGGCGCGCGACCCGGCCGAGGCCTCGCAGGCCCAAGGCCCGGACCCGAGCGCCTGGACCCAAGCTTTTTGGGCCCGGGGTCTTGGGCCCAGGCCTGGGATCTGGACCCCGGGGTCTGGGGCCCGGCTCTGTGGTCTGAGGCCCGACTCTGGGGTCTGGGGTCTGGAATCCGAGGTCCGGGACCCGAGATCCGGGACCCGAGATCCGGGACCCGAGATCCGGGACCCGAGATCCGGGACCCGAAGTCTGGTGCTCCGGGCTCGGGCCTCGCGGCTCAAGGCCCGCTTCGCCGGGCCGGGGCCTCCGGGCTCGGAGCTCAAGGCCCGGGAACACGAGCTGGAGGCCCTGCCGGTGGCCGTTCCCTCGGCGCGGACGGCCCCTCGGGTTGCTCTGAAAGGTGCCTGACACGCCTGGGCACCGTCCGGTGCGACATGTTTACGTCGCGCGGCCGGATCCTTGTCCTCGGCTGGCTGATGGTGCTCACTCGCCGGTCAAAGGGACGTCCTCATGGCCGTATCTGGTCAGGACCTGGGAGGCGGTGGTAAAGAGCACGTCAGGTGGTCGGTCGAGATCGGGGCCGGGGGGCAAGTTCCTGGGATTAGGGCCTGTTCACCATGGTCGGCGCTCGTTAGCATCTCAGCACTGAACAGCGTGGGCAGAAAGGGTGCCGGCGATGGCGGGAGTTCTGTTTGACAACCCGTTCTATGCGAAGCTCGGACAGGCGGTAAATGGCGTTCGGAAGGACGCTATTGATCTTGAACGAATGCTCAACAGCTCGTTCGACGTGGCTCAACGGGCGCAGCGAGATCCGAGCTTTCACAGCAGCGTCGACAACCAGCGCAGGCAGCTCAGGTGGGCTCTCCTCAGCATCGTTCAGGCCGCCGAGGACGCCCTCCGCAACACCCCGACGAAGGTGACGGCCGAAGAGGCCGTGCTCGGTGGAAAGGGCCCGTACGGCTCGCCGAGCCCCTGGTGACCCCCTAATCCCGGAATCCGACGTCGGTCCAGACCGGCGTGTAAAGCCCGAACGCCCCCCAGTTCACCAGGGTCCGTCTGGTCGGCAGGATCTGTGGGCGCTGGTAGAGCGTCAGCGAGTGCACCTCCGTCCAGATCATGCGGTCGGCCTCGTTCGCGTACCGGCGGGCCTTGGTCGGGTCCAGCTCGGTGCTCGCGCGATCCAGTGTCGCGTCGAGTCTCCGGGAGCCGATGCGGGCCACGTTCTGCTGGACGCCGCCCCCTTGCGGCCTGCCGTATATCGATCTCAGGCCGGAGATCGGGAACGCTCCGCCGATCCACGAGAACGGCGCGAGGTCGTACGCGCCCCGGATGAGGTAGCGGTCGAAGAAGTCGCTGTCCGGCACCGGCCGCAGCTCCAGCCGTACACCCACGGGACCGAGCATGGCCTGGATGAGTTCGCCGTTCTGCCTGCTCGTCGCGTTGCTGAGCGGGTAGACGTAGCGCAGCACCAGGGATTTCCCGTTTTTCCAGCGGGTGGGTCCGTTCGCTCGCCAGCCTGCCGCGTCCAGCAGCCGGCGCGCCTGGTTCGGGTCGTAGGCGGTCAGGTCGCCGGCGTCGTTGCGGTAGCCCTCCTGGGTGTTCACGAAGGCGTGGTCGTTCAGAAGGCGTATCGGCCAGTCGAGACCGGTCAGCGAAGAGCGGGCGATCGCCTGCCGGTCGATCGCCATCGCGACGGCCCGGCGCACGTTCACATCGGTCAGGGCCGGAGCGGCGCCGTTGAAGGTGAGCTGGCTGAAGTCCGGTCCGGCCGCCCTGCGTACGACGGTGTCGGCGGCCTGCCCGGCACGGCGGTACGCGGCTGCGTCGGAGCCGACGTCGAACGCGTCGATCTCGCCGTTCGCGAAAGCCCCGGGCATGGCGTCGCGCGCGAGGTAGCGGAAGACGACCCGGTCGAGCTTGGCGCGCGGTCCCCACCACCGTGGATCGCGGACCACCGAGAACGCCTGGGCGGTCCGGTCGAGCCGCTCCGGCCGGAACGGCCCCGCCGTGATCGGCAGGTGGTTCACCCAGCCCCGGTCCCAGGCCGCGCGGCCGCTGATCGCCTTCGCCGGGTACAGGGGGCTGAACAGCCCCCGCCACTCCCCGAACGGCCGGGCGTAGGTCACCACCACCTGCCGGTCGCTCGTCCCGCGCTCGACGCTCTCGATCCGCTCATAGCCGGTCGACGTGGTGATCTGGTACGCCCGGTCGCGGCCACGGCAGGCGTGCCAGAGCGCTTGGAAATCACGGAAATTCAGCGGTGTGCCGTCGGACCAACGGGCCTTCGGGTTGAGGTCGTACGTGATGACCTGCTTCGGTCTGGTCCGGGTGATCCCCGCCTTGAGCAGGTACGCGGGGTCGGCGGTGATCCTGCCGTTCTGGTCGCTGCGGAACAGCCACGGCATCAGCGCGCCGAGGATCCGGGCGGTGTCCAGGTCCGCGCCGCCCAGATGCCAGTAGTTCCACTGCGTACGGAACTCCGTCGTCGCCAGCCTGAGCGTGCCGCCGTCTCGTACGTGCTCGCGGGAGGTGGGAGCGATGTCGTACGCGGCGATCCCGCGTCTCGGCTCGCGGTGGGGCGTGCCGCATCCACTCGGCAGGGCCAGGGCGGCCAGCAGGATGACCACCACACTGACGCGCGATCTCATCGGGGACTCTTCTCGTTCGGAAAGTGACACGCGGCGGACTGTCCGCTGCGAACGCGCCGTACGGCGGGCTCCTCGTCCACGCAGCGCCGGCCTTCGTGGGCGGGGAGTGTCGCGAACGTCAGGCAGCGGCCACGGAACCGGCAGCCGGAGGGTGGATCGGGATCGGGCCCCAGGTCGTCTCGGAGCGTGACCCGCAGCCTTCTGCGTTCGAGGGGCGGGTCGGGTAGCGGCACGGCGGACAGCAGGGCCCGGGTGTACGGATGGGCGGGTGACTCGTAGACCGCGTCGGCATCGCCGATCTCCACGATGCGTCCGAGGCGCATGACGGCGGCGCGGTCGGCGAGCTGGCGCACGGCCGCCAGGTCGTGCGCGGCGAGAAGGTAGGACAGGCCGAGGCGGAGCTTCAGGTCGCGGAGCAGGCCGATCACGGCGGCCTGGACGGAGACGTCGAGCGCCGAGAACGGCTCGTCCAGGACCAGGAGTCTCGGTTCGAGCGCCAGGGCGCGGGCGATGTTCACACGCTGGCCCTGGCCGCCGGAGAGTTCACCGGGATGGCGGGTGGCGAGCGCCGGCTCCAGGCCGACGAGACGCAGGAGTTCGGGAACACGAGTGGAGACGCCGCGCCTCGCGTGGCCGTGGGCGCGCAGCGGTTCGGCGAGGATGGCGCCGACCGTCGCCCTCGGATCGAGCGCCGTGGCAGGGTCCTGGAAGACGATCTGAACGTCGCGGCGGAGCACACGGCGTTCGGCGTTGGACAGCGCACGGGTGTCCCGGCCGAACACCGCGACCCGTCCGGCCTGGTGGGCACCCAGCCTCAGGATTTCCAGCAGGGTGGTCGTCTTGCCGCATCCCGACTCTCCGACCAGGCCCAGGGTCTCGCCCGTACGGATGTCGAAGTCGATGCCGTCGACGGCGCGCACAGTGGCCGTACGCCGTCGTGGGAGCAGGCTCTTGACCAGTGGATAGTGCCGGACCAGGCCGTCCACCTCGAGCACGGGCGGGCCCTGGTTCGATGCGCGCACCGGGCGGTCGTGCGCGTATCCACCGTGATCCACGGGCACGGTCTCCGATGCGTGCACGCAGGCGGCGCGGTGGCCGGGAGTGCCTGCCGGACGCAGTGGGGGTACGGCGGTCCGGCACTCGCCGGTCGCCAGCGGACAGCGTGGCTCGAACGCACAGCGCTCACGCGGGTCGGTCGCGGACGGCGGCGGGCCGGCGATCGGCAGCGGGCGCGCGTACGGGCGGTCCAGCCGTACGGCGGAGCGGAGCAGGCCCGCGGTGTACGGCATGCGCGGCCCGCCGAAGACCGCGTCCACCGGGCCCGTCTCGACGGGGCGCCCCGCGTACATCACCATCACGCGGTCGGCGCGGCCGGCGACCATTCCCAGGTCGTGCGTGATCAGGATGAGGGCGGCGCGGGTGCGGCTCTGCACGGTCTGGAGGGCGTCCAGGACCTGCGCCTGTACGGTCACGTCGAGCGCGGACGTCGGCTCGTCGGCGAGGATGACCGCCGGATCGCCCGCCACCGCCATCGCGATCATCGCCCGGCGGCACAGGCCGCCGGACAGTTCGTGGGGGAACGCGCGGGCCACCCGTGCCGCGTCCGGGATCCCGGCCAGCGCGAGGAGCTCGATCGCTCGTGTGGCCGCCGCACGCCGTGGTACTCGTGCGTGGGCCCGTACGGCCTCGGCGATCTGGTCGCCGATCCGGTAGACGGGCGTGAAGGCGGAGTCCTGGAAGACCATCGCGAGGTCGTCGCCGCGTACGGCCGCGAGATCCCGGTCACCGAGGCCGAGCAGCTCGCGCCCGCGCAGTCGTACGGACCCTGTGACGTGCGCGGACACGGGCAGCAGGCCCATGATCGCCAGCGCGGTGGCCGACTTTCCGGCGCCGGACTCTCCGACGATCGCGAGCACCTCGCCGGGCGCGACGGTGAAGCCCGCGCCCCGGACCGCGCGCACACCGGCGGCGAAGGTGACGTGCAGGCCGGACACCTCCAGCAGTGGCACGGCAGGTGCTCGCGCGCTGATCGCGATCACCGGAGCCGCCCTTCTTTGTCGATCGCGTCGCGCAGGCCGTCGCCGACGAGGTTGACGCCCAGCAGGATGAGGATCAGCAGGAACACCGGAGGCAGGAACAGCCAGGGGAACACGGTCGCGGCCGACGCTCCGTCGGCGATGATCGTGCCGAGCGAGACGTCCGGCGGCCGTACGCCGAGCCCGAGGTAGGACAGGCTGGTCTCGCCGATGACGGCCGTACTCACGTTCAGCGTCGCGTCCACGATCAGCAGTGAGGCGAGGTTCGGGATGATGTGCCGCCGAATGATCGTCATCGGCCTCACTCCCAGGTAGCGGGCCGCCAGGACGTAGTCCCGGTCCCGCAGCGAGATGGTCATTCCGCGTACGACGCGGGCGGTGACCATCCACATGAACGCGGCGAGCAGCGGCGCCAGGACCGGCAGTTCGGAACCGCGGAGGGCAGGGGACACGGTCGCGACGGCGAGGAGCGGGGGAAGGACGAGCATCAGGTCGATGACGCTTGTCAGGCCGCGATCGGCCCAGCCGCCGAAGTAGCCCGCGACGGTGCCCGTGACCGTGGCCAGGCCGGTGGCGGACGCCGCCACGAGCAGGCCGGTCAGGAGCGAGACGCGCATGCCGTGCAGCGTGACTGCGTACACGTCCCGGCCGGTCTGCGTCGTACCGAGCCAGTGCGACGCCGACGGCGGCTCGCGGAACGCGCCGAGATCGATGTCGGTCCAGCTCCACCTCGTGAGGTAGGGCCCGGCGAGGGCGAGGACCAGCAGCGACAGCAGGAATCCCAGACCGACGAGGATCCGGACCCGTCCGCGGGGCGGCGGGGCCTGCCGTCGGCGAACGCGTAGGCGGCCGGCGCGGTTCCGGGGGCCGAGGGGTCCGTGCCGGGCGCTGCCCCGATGGGGATCGCGCCGTCTTGCGGCGTGACGCCCGCCGGTTCGCCCGCGACGGCGGTCAGAGGTCGTTCGCCCGCTACGGCGGGCCGGGGTCAGCGGAGATCTTCCCCGAGCGAGGCTGATGGCCGAGCCGACGGCGACGGCGGGCGGAAGTGCGGTGAGGGTCGCCGCGGGGCCGGAGATCGCGCGCCAGACGGATCTGCTCTGGCGCAGGCCACTGGGGCAGCGCTCGGTGATCCGGGCCCCGAAAGAGCTGAGGCCGGGGCCGGGTCTGGAAGGCAGGAGAACGCGTCGCCCCCCGCCGGTGGAGGCCGCAAGGGTGAGAGACGTGGAGGGGGTGGCGAAGGCCGAACGGCCGAGCAGGACCGGAGAGGTGAAAGTGGCCGAGAGCCTGCCGGACGCCCAGCGGACAACGGACGCCCACCGGGTGAGGAAGACCGAAGACATAACGGCGGCCGCGCTCGATGCCCAACGGGCGAGGAAGGCCCGGGAGGTGGCGGCGACCGGGGGCGTGCTCGATGCCGAACGGGCGAGGAAGACCCAAGAGGTGGCCGCGGCCGAAAGCGTGCTCGACACCCAACGGATGACAGACGTCCAGCGAGTGAGGAAGACCGAAGACGTGACGGGGACCGAAGACGTGACGGGGACCGAAGACGTGACGGGGACCGAAGACGTGACGGGGACCGAAGACGTGACGGGGACCGAAGACGTGACGGGGACCGAAGACGTGACGGGGACCGAAGACGTGACGGGGACCGAAGACGTGACGGGGACCGAAGACGTGACGGGGACCGAAGACGTGACGGGGACCGAAGACGTGACGGGGACCGAAGACGTGACGGGGACCGAAGACGTGACGGGGACCGAAGACGTGACGGGGACCGAAGACGTGACGGGGACCGAAGACGTGACGGGGACCGAAGACGTGACGGGGACCGAAGACGTGACGGGGACCGAAGACGTGACGGGGACCGAAGACGTGACGGGCTTTGGTGGAGCGGCGGGCGTTGGTGGAGCGGCGGGCGTTGGTGGAGCGGCGGATCTCGTAGAGATCGCGAGTGCCAAAGCGGTGGCGGACCCCGGAGAAGTGGTGAACCTCGGAGGGGTGACGGACGCCGAGAAAGTGGCGGAACCCGAAGGGGTGACGGATGCCGAAGGGGTGGCCGACGCCGAAGAAGTGGCGGACCCCTGAGAAGTGGCCGACGCCGAAGGAGTCGAAGAAGTGGTGGGCCTTGGAAAGGTGTCCGGGGGCGGGGGCGGTCCGGGGGTGGGTGGGAGTGACGTGCTCATCGGCGCGTCCGGGGGTCCAGGGCGGTGCGGGTGAGGTCGGCGAGCAGGCCCGCGGCGGATACCGCCACGGCGGCGGCGCAGCCGCAGGCCGCGACCGCGTTCACGTCATTGGCCTGGATCGAGTCCAGCAGCCACTCCCCCAGCCCGTGCCAGCCGAAGATCTTCTCGGTGATGGCCGTGCCGGTCAGCAGTGCCGCGAAGGCGTACGTGGCGAAGGTCGTCATCGGGATGACGGCGACGCGGAGGGCATGGCGGAGCAACGCGCGGCGGCGTCGCAGGCCCTTGGCCATGGCGGTCCGCACGTAGCCGGCGTGCAGGACGTCGAGCATCATGCCGCGCTGGTAGCGGGCGCAGAGTGCGGCCTGGCCCAGGGCGATCGCGGCGGTCGGTAACAGCAGATGCCGCAGGCGGCCTCCCAGCGAGGCCGGGCCGTCCGGGGCGTACTCTCCGGTCCATTCGAAGACGCGGATGCCGGTCCGGGTGTTCGCCCACTGCGCACCGGTCTGGAGCAGCACGGCCAGGGCGAAGACCGGGACGGACACCAGCACCAGCGTCCCCGCGGTGAGCACGCGGTCGGCCAGGCCATGCTGCCGAAAAGCGCCCAGCGCACCCACGAGCACGCCGCCGGCCGTGCCCAGCACCGCGCCCGCGGCCACGAGCCGCAGGCTCACCGACGAACGCCGCTCCAGCTCGGCGCCGGCCGAGGCCCCGTCGAGCGTCTCCCCGAAGTCACCGTGGGTCACTCCGGAGGCCCAGGTGAGGTATCGCCGGAGCAGCGGCCCGTCCAGGTTGAGCTCGCTCAGCCGGGCCGTGACGGCGGCCTGCGGTGGCCGCGGGCTCCGATCCGACAGCTCGGCACGCGGATCGAGGGACGCGGCCGCCAGGAGGTAGGCCAGGCTCGCCCCGGCACCGGCGAGCAGGACACGGCCCAGCAGCTGACGCAACACGAGGACACCTTTCCGGGAGTAGACCACGGAAAGTTATCGCAAAGTCACCGTCAGTGAACAGCTACAAGGGGTGAGCCCGTGGACATCAGTCCAGCAGGAAGGCCGCGACCTCGGCCCGCTGGCTCCTGGCCGGCCCGTCGAAGGCCGCGATCCACTGGGCGCGCTTGTAGTAGCGGTGCAGCACGTGTTCCCAGGTGAAGCCGATCCCGCCGTGTCCCTGTATGGCGCTCTCGCAGGCGAACACCGCGGCCTCCCCGGCCAGTGACTTGGCGGCCAGGCACGCCTGGCGCGCCATCTCGTCGTCCGACGAGACGCACCACGCCGCCCAGTAGGCCAGGGAACGCGCCTCCTGCAACCGCACGTAGACGTTCGAGGCCTTGTGCGAGACCGCCTGGTAGACCCCGATCGGCTTGCCGAACTGCGTGCGTTCCTTGGCATAGGAGACCAGCAGATCCAGTGAACGCTGCGCGACACCGACGCCCTCCAGCGCCAGCGCGGCGTACGCGCGGTCCCGGATGCGGCCGAGCAGGGCCCGGGCCTCCTCGCCGGCGGCGAGCAGGCGGGCCGGCGTGCCGGAGAAGCGAACGTCCGCGACCCTCCGCGTGCCGTCCAACGTCGTACGCGGCGTCACGACGGCGTCCTCTGCGTCGACGGCGTACAGGCCCTCGGCGGCCACGACGACGAACAGGCCGGCGGCCGCACCGTCGGGGACCAGCACCTTGGATCCGGTCAGCCGGCCATCGGAGACCGACGCGGCGACGGGGTCCAGCAGTCCCTGCGGCCGGTTCGGCTCCGCCCACGCGAGCGTCGCCCGTAGCGTGCCCTCCGCGACGCGCTTGGCCGTCTCGTCGTCCAGGGCCGGCAGGGCCAGGGCGACCGTCGACAGGTAGGGAGCGGGCAGCGGACGGTGTCCGGTCTCCTCGAAGAGCACCGCCTGGTCGAGGAAGGTGAGCTCGGCGTCGAGCCAGCCCATCTCGGCGAGCCTGGGCCACACCTCGGCGTCGACGCCGGTCGCGGAGTCGGCGATCTCGGCCAGCCGCCCATCGTCATAGCGGGCCGCCAGGAACTCACGGGCGAAGCCGCGCAACTGCTCCTGCTCCTCGGAGAACGCGAAGTCCATGATCAACGTCCCTTCGGCAGGCCGAGGACTCGCTCGGCGATGATGTTGCGCAGGATCTCGGAGGTGCCGGCCTCGATGGTGTTGCCGCGCGACCTCAGCTGCCAGTACTGCCAGAAGCCGTTCCAGGGCACTTCGTCGCCGGTGACCTGCGCGTGCAGGCCGAACACCGACTGGGCGAGCGAGGTCAGCCGCTGGTTCGCCTCACTCCAGGCCAGCTTGACCCCGGAACCCTCCGGGCCCGGGATGCCGGTCTCCAGCAGCGTGGTCAGCGACCGGTAGTTGGTGAAGCGCAGCGACTGCATCTCGATCCACTCACGCGCGACGGCGTCGCGGATGACCGGGTCGTCGGCGGGACGACGGCCATCGGGAGCCGGCTCCTTGACCAGCTTGATCAGCTGGTTGACCATGCGCTCCAGCTCGGCCGACAGGGCGAACCCGAGGGTGCCGCGCTCGTGCAGCAACGTGGTCATCGCGACCTTCCACCCGTCGCCGGGTGAGCCCAGGATCGACGAACGCGGCACGCGTACGTCGTCGAAGAAGATCTCGTTGAACTCCGGGTCGCCGGTGATCTGGTGCAGCGGCCGTACGGTCACGCCGGGCGCGTGCATGTCCACGATGAGGTACGACAGGCCGGCGTGCTTGGGCGCCGACGGGTCCGTACGGACCACGAGGATGCAGAAGTCGGCCTTGTGGGCGTACGAGGACCAGACCTTCTGCCCGTTCACCACCCAGTGGTCGCCGTCGAGCACCGCGCTCGTACGGCCGGCGGCCAGGTCGGAGCCGGAGCCGGGCTCGGAAAAGCCCTGGCACCAGATCTCGGCGCCGTTCAGCAGCGGTTTGAGGTAGCGCTGTTTCTGCTCCTCCGTGCCCCACGCGATGATCGTCGGCCCGGCCATGTTGAGGCCGATGACACCCGGGTGGCCGGGCGCGTTCGCGCGGGACATCTCCTCCAGGTAGATCGCCTGGTACGTCGGGGACAGTCCGCGGCCGCCGTACTCCGCGGGCCAGGTCAGCCCGACGTACCCGGCGTCGTACAGCTCACCGCCCCAGCGGCGCAGCGTGTCGAAGTCGCCGCGGCCTCCCTCGGACGGCCGGCCCGCCCAGTGTTCCGATAGCCACGAGCGAAGCTCCGCGCGGAACGCGGCCTCCTCCTGCGTGTCGTGAAAGTCCACACCGGCCTCCCTCAGATCCCGATGGCCCGGCAGTAGAGCCGGGTGAGCTGGTCCACGTCACCGTCCTCATGGGGCCGGCCGAGCACGAACCAGGTGTACGCGGTGCGCCCGATCATGGTGGCGAGGGCGACCGCGGCCGTACGCGGGTCGATGTCGGCCGGGACGAGACCGGCCTCCTGCCAGCCGCGGATCGCGCGCTCCTGGCGGTCATAGAACACGCCCCAGGCGCGCAGGTAGGTCTCCCGCATCGCCGGGGAGAACGTGGCGACCTGCTCGAACACCGCCATCAGCCGGGCACTCTTCTCGTACGCGCGCAGGTAGGCGCGGTTGGCGCGGGCGATGCGCGCCTCGGGCCCGTCACCGTTCAGCGCCTCGGCGCGCATGACCGTGAGCAGGCCGCGCAGCATCTCGTCGATCAACTCGGCGAAGACCGCGTCCTTGTCGGCGAAGTGCGTGTAGAAGCTCCCGTACGCGACGCCGGCCCGGTCGCAGATCTCGCTGATCTTGGCGTCGAGGAAGCCTCGCTCCTCGAAGACCTCCCGGGCGCCACGGAGCAGAGAGGCCCGCGTCCGCTCCGCACGAGCCTGCCGCTTGACCTCGGTCACGCACACATCGTAACCGAAACCGATTCGGTCATCGACATCTCGGAGACCGTCAGCGCGGGCGTGCGGTGTTCATCACGACGCCGATCACGAGGGCGCCGGCCGCGAGGACGACGGCCGCCGTCGTGAATCCGTGGGTGAAGCCCCGTACCAGGCCCTCTTTCAGTACGAGCGGGTTCTTCGGCCGGCCGGCCAGGTAGCCGGCGGTCGCGCTGGTGGCGACCGTGTTGAGCAGGGCCACGCCGATCGAGCCGCCCACCTGCTGGGCGGTGTTCGCCATGGCGGACGCGACGCCGGCGTCCGAGGCGTTCACCTCGTGTGTCGCGTAGTTCAGCGCCGGCGCCATCACCAGGCCCATGCCGAGGCCGACCAGGAGCTGGCCCGGCAG
It encodes:
- a CDS encoding ABC transporter family substrate-binding protein, translating into MRSRVSVVVILLAALALPSGCGTPHREPRRGIAAYDIAPTSREHVRDGGTLRLATTEFRTQWNYWHLGGADLDTARILGALMPWLFRSDQNGRITADPAYLLKAGITRTRPKQVITYDLNPKARWSDGTPLNFRDFQALWHACRGRDRAYQITTSTGYERIESVERGTSDRQVVVTYARPFGEWRGLFSPLYPAKAISGRAAWDRGWVNHLPITAGPFRPERLDRTAQAFSVVRDPRWWGPRAKLDRVVFRYLARDAMPGAFANGEIDAFDVGSDAAAYRRAGQAADTVVRRAAGPDFSQLTFNGAAPALTDVNVRRAVAMAIDRQAIARSSLTGLDWPIRLLNDHAFVNTQEGYRNDAGDLTAYDPNQARRLLDAAGWRANGPTRWKNGKSLVLRYVYPLSNATSRQNGELIQAMLGPVGVRLELRPVPDSDFFDRYLIRGAYDLAPFSWIGGAFPISGLRSIYGRPQGGGVQQNVARIGSRRLDATLDRASTELDPTKARRYANEADRMIWTEVHSLTLYQRPQILPTRRTLVNWGAFGLYTPVWTDVGFRD
- a CDS encoding ABC transporter ATP-binding protein — translated: MIAISARAPAVPLLEVSGLHVTFAAGVRAVRGAGFTVAPGEVLAIVGESGAGKSATALAIMGLLPVSAHVTGSVRLRGRELLGLGDRDLAAVRGDDLAMVFQDSAFTPVYRIGDQIAEAVRAHARVPRRAAATRAIELLALAGIPDAARVARAFPHELSGGLCRRAMIAMAVAGDPAVILADEPTSALDVTVQAQVLDALQTVQSRTRAALILITHDLGMVAGRADRVMVMYAGRPVETGPVDAVFGGPRMPYTAGLLRSAVRLDRPYARPLPIAGPPPSATDPRERCAFEPRCPLATGECRTAVPPLRPAGTPGHRAACVHASETVPVDHGGYAHDRPVRASNQGPPVLEVDGLVRHYPLVKSLLPRRRTATVRAVDGIDFDIRTGETLGLVGESGCGKTTTLLEILRLGAHQAGRVAVFGRDTRALSNAERRVLRRDVQIVFQDPATALDPRATVGAILAEPLRAHGHARRGVSTRVPELLRLVGLEPALATRHPGELSGGQGQRVNIARALALEPRLLVLDEPFSALDVSVQAAVIGLLRDLKLRLGLSYLLAAHDLAAVRQLADRAAVMRLGRIVEIGDADAVYESPAHPYTRALLSAVPLPDPPLERRRLRVTLRDDLGPDPDPPSGCRFRGRCLTFATLPAHEGRRCVDEEPAVRRVRSGQSAACHFPNEKSPR
- a CDS encoding ABC transporter permease, translating into MRVSLLTGLLVAASATGLATVTGTVAGYFGGWADRGLTSVIDLMLVLPPLLAVATVSPALRGSELPVLAPLLAAFMWMVTARVVRGMTISLRDRDYVLAARYLGVRPMTIIRRHIIPNLASLLIVDATLNVSTAVIGETSLSYLGLGVRPPDVSLGTIIADGASAATVFPWLFLPPVFLLILILLGVNLVGDGLRDAIDKEGRLR
- a CDS encoding ABC transporter permease; the encoded protein is MLRQLLGRVLLAGAGASLAYLLAAASLDPRAELSDRSPRPPQAAVTARLSELNLDGPLLRRYLTWASGVTHGDFGETLDGASAGAELERRSSVSLRLVAAGAVLGTAGGVLVGALGAFRQHGLADRVLTAGTLVLVSVPVFALAVLLQTGAQWANTRTGIRVFEWTGEYAPDGPASLGGRLRHLLLPTAAIALGQAALCARYQRGMMLDVLHAGYVRTAMAKGLRRRRALLRHALRVAVIPMTTFATYAFAALLTGTAITEKIFGWHGLGEWLLDSIQANDVNAVAACGCAAAVAVSAAGLLADLTRTALDPRTRR
- a CDS encoding acyl-CoA dehydrogenase family protein; the encoded protein is MDFAFSEEQEQLRGFAREFLAARYDDGRLAEIADSATGVDAEVWPRLAEMGWLDAELTFLDQAVLFEETGHRPLPAPYLSTVALALPALDDETAKRVAEGTLRATLAWAEPNRPQGLLDPVAASVSDGRLTGSKVLVPDGAAAGLFVVVAAEGLYAVDAEDAVVTPRTTLDGTRRVADVRFSGTPARLLAAGEEARALLGRIRDRAYAALALEGVGVAQRSLDLLVSYAKERTQFGKPIGVYQAVSHKASNVYVRLQEARSLAYWAAWCVSSDDEMARQACLAAKSLAGEAAVFACESAIQGHGGIGFTWEHVLHRYYKRAQWIAAFDGPARSQRAEVAAFLLD
- a CDS encoding acyl-CoA dehydrogenase family protein, yielding MDFHDTQEEAAFRAELRSWLSEHWAGRPSEGGRGDFDTLRRWGGELYDAGYVGLTWPAEYGGRGLSPTYQAIYLEEMSRANAPGHPGVIGLNMAGPTIIAWGTEEQKQRYLKPLLNGAEIWCQGFSEPGSGSDLAAGRTSAVLDGDHWVVNGQKVWSSYAHKADFCILVVRTDPSAPKHAGLSYLIVDMHAPGVTVRPLHQITGDPEFNEIFFDDVRVPRSSILGSPGDGWKVAMTTLLHERGTLGFALSAELERMVNQLIKLVKEPAPDGRRPADDPVIRDAVAREWIEMQSLRFTNYRSLTTLLETGIPGPEGSGVKLAWSEANQRLTSLAQSVFGLHAQVTGDEVPWNGFWQYWQLRSRGNTIEAGTSEILRNIIAERVLGLPKGR
- a CDS encoding TetR/AcrR family transcriptional regulator; translation: MTEVKRQARAERTRASLLRGAREVFEERGFLDAKISEICDRAGVAYGSFYTHFADKDAVFAELIDEMLRGLLTVMRAEALNGDGPEARIARANRAYLRAYEKSARLMAVFEQVATFSPAMRETYLRAWGVFYDRQERAIRGWQEAGLVPADIDPRTAAVALATMIGRTAYTWFVLGRPHEDGDVDQLTRLYCRAIGI